GCGGCAGGGGGAAGCCTAGACTGCCCGCGATTTTACGGACCCCGGGGTGACCGCCATGGACCTGAGGCAACTGCCGGCCGACGCCCGGCCGCGCGAGAAGCTGCTCGCGCGCGGTCCCGCCGCGCTCGGCGACGCCGAACTGCTGGCGCTGCTGCTGCGCACCGGCACCCCGGGCCAGCCGGTGCTGGCGCTGGCGCAGGCGCTGCTCGACCGCTTCGGCGGGCTGGGCGGGCTGATGCAGGCCGACAGCCTGACGCTGCGCGGCCAGGGCCTGAAGGGGCTGGGGCCGGCCAAGCGGGCCGAGCTGCTGGCGGTGCTGGAAATCGCTCGCCGCACCGCGGCGCAGCCGCTGCACGACCGTCCGGTCTTCGAGTCGCCGCAGCAGGTCAAGGCGTTCGCGCAACTGCGGTTGGGCGGGCTGGAGCACGAGGTGTTCGCCGTGCTCTTCCTCGATGCGCAGCACCGGCTGATCGCCGTCGAAGAACTGTTCCGCGGCACGCTGACGCAGACGAGCGTCTACCCGCGGGAGGTGGTCAAGCGGGCGCTGGCGCGCAACGCGGGGGGCGGTGATCCTGGCCCACAACCATCCGTCCGGCGTGGCCGAACCGTCGCGCAGCGACGAGCTGCTGACACAGGCGCTGCGCCAGGCGCTGCACCTGGTCGATGTGAAGGTGCTCGATCACCTCGTCGTCGGGGCCGGATGTGTGACGTCGTTCGCGGAACGCGGTCTCATGTGACCCGGGACGAACCCGCGTTGGAGAAAGCCCTACAGCGGCCGGCTCAAGCGGCCGTAGAACCACCCGAAGCAAGTAGACGGACCGTGTACGCCCACAGCGCCCGGCCCGGCCCTTCGGCGTTGAGTTGTACGCCGGCCTCCTTCGACGACCGCAACCCGCCATGCCCCTGTCCAAACTCACCGTCCGCAGCCGCCTGGGCCTGTCCTTCGGCGCCCTCGCCGCGCTCGTGCTCGGCGTGTCCGCCCTGAGCCTGTTGGCGCTGGACCGCGGCCACCGTGACCATGCCCGCTACGTCGAACAGATCGGCCGCCGCATGACGCTGGCCAACGAGGTGCTGAACGCCGCGAACGCACGGGCCATCGCGGCGCGCAACCTGGTGCTCGTCAGCGGTGCCGGCGAGCAGGCGCCGGAGCACAAGGCGGTGGTGGCCGCGCACGAGCAGCTCGGCCGGGCGATGACCGAACTCAAGCGCGAGATCGCGGAGGACCCGACCGCGCAGCAGCGCGAGACCGCGCCCTTCGAGCAGATCGAGCAGATCGAGGCGCGCTACGGCCCGGTGGCGCTGAACATCGTCGACCTGGCGCTCAAGCAGCAGCAGCCGGAGGCGATCAGCCGCATGAACAACGACTGCCGGCCGCTGCTGGCCGCGCTGGTCCAGGCCACCAACCGCTACATCGACACCGCCGCGGCACAGGGCGTGGCGGAGGTGAACGCGGCGGAGGCCGGTTTCGTCTTCAACCGCAACCTGCTGCTGCTGGCCAGCGGCATGGCGGTGGCCCTGGCGCTGGCGCTGGCGCTGGGCATCACCCGCTGGCTGTCGCGGGCCCTCGGCGCCGAGCCGTCGGCCCTCGGCGAGGCCGCGCAGCGCGTCGCCGCCGGCGACCTGAGCGCGCTGCCCGGCACCGACCGTGCACCGTCCGGCAGCGTGATGGCCTCGCTGGCCGGCATGCAGGCCGCGCTGGCGCACCTGGTGGGCCGCGTGCGCAGCGCGTCCGACGCCATCGGCACCGCCAGCCGCGAGATCGCCGGCGGCAACGCCGACCTGTCCCAGCGCACGGAGGAGCAAGCGTCCAGCCTGCAGCAGACCGCGGCCTCGATGGAGGAGATGAGCGCCACCGTCAAGCAGAACGCCGAGACCGCCCGGCAGGCCTCGGCCTTCGCCACCGCCACCCGGGAGGCTGCGCACAAGGGCGGCGAGGTGATGCAGCGGGTGATCAGCACCATGGGCGAGATCAGCGGCAGCTCGCGCCAGATCGCCGAGATCATCGGCGTCATCGACGGCATCGCCTTCCAGACCAACATCCTGGCCTTGAACGCCGCGGTGGAAGCGGCCCGCGCCGGCGAGCAGGGCCGCGGCTTCGCGGTCGTCGCCGGCGAGGTGCGCACCCTGGCGCAGCGCTCGGCCGAGGCGGCGCGGCAGATCAAGGCGCTGATCGGCGACAGCGCCGCCAAGGTGGACGCCGGCTCGCAGCTGGTGGGCGCGGCCGGCAGCGCGATCGACGACATCGTCGGCCAGGTGAGCCGCGTGGCCGACCTGCTCGGCGAAATCGACGCCGCGACCAACGAGCAGAGCAGCGGCATCGGCCAGGTCTGCACCGCGGTCAGCGAGCTCGACCGGGTGACGCAGCAGAACTCGGCGCTGGTCGAGCAGAGCGCGGCGTCCGCCGAGAGCCTGAAGCAGCAGTCGTCGCAGCTGGTCGAGCTGGTCAGCGTGTTCCGCCTGGAGCACGGCGCCGCCTGAGGGCGCGGCCGGCGTGGGGCGCAAGCCCCGGCCGGCACCGCCGGCATGCCGCCTTGGCTACCATGACCGGCGGCCATGAAGAAGCAGACCCCCGCCCCGTCGCTGCGCACCCTGGCCGACCTCGGCCCGCTGCGCCGTCACCTGGCGGAACGCGCCGAACGGCGTCGCCTCGAGGACGAGCAGGCCCGGCGCGAACGCGATCGGCTGGCCCGCGAGCAGGCGCTGTTCGCCGCGTCGGTCGGGCCGGTCCATCCGCTGAAGGACCCGGGCCGGCGCGAACTCGACCGGCCGCGGCCGGCGCCGGTGGCCCGCCAGCGGGTGCTGGACGAGGAAGCCGCGCTGCGCGAGGCCCTGTCCGACGAGTTCGACGTCGAGTCGCTGCTGGAGACGGACGAAGGCCTGAGCTGGCGGCGCCCCCAGGTCGGGCCGGAGGTGCTCAAACGCCTGCGTCGCGGCGACTGGGCCATCCAGTCGCAGGTCGACCTGCACGGGCTGCGGCGCGAGGAGGCCCGAGAACGGCTGTCCGCCTTCGTGCGCGAGGCCCTGCGCCGCGGCCACCGCTGCGTGCGCGTGGTCCACGGCAAGGGGCTGGGTTCGCCCGGCCGCGAACCGGTGCTCAAGGGCAAGGTGCGCAGCTGGCTGGTGCAGAAGCAGGAGGTGGTGGCCTTCACCCAGGCGCGTGCCGCCGAGGGCGGCGCAGGGGCGCTGGTGGTGCTGCTCGAGGACTGCAGCCGCTGACCGTCCTCAACCGCCCTTGTTGCGCATCCAGTCCGCGGTGTTGAAGAACGCCTCGACCAGCCGCTGCGCCAGGTCGGCGTCGATGCCCTCGTCGCGCAGCGCCTTGGCCATGCAGGCCAGCCACTGGTCGCGCTCGCGGATGCCGATGGCGTAGGGCAGGTGCCGCGCGCGCAGCCGGGGGTGGCCGAAGCGCTCGGTGTAGTGGCTGGGGCCGCCCAGCCAGCCGCAGAGGAACCAGAACAGCTTGTCGCGCGAGCCGTCCAGGCTCGTCGGGTGCAGCGCGCGCAGGTCGGCGTAGCCGGGCTCGAGGTCCATCAGGTCGTAGAAGCGGTCGACCAGCCGGCGCACCACGGCTTCGCCGCCGAGCGCGTCGAAGGCGGTCGCGGCAGGCGCGTCGTCCGACGCTGCACTCACCGGTCGATCACCTTCTGCGCCACCGCCGCCACGGCCTGCGCCGCCGGCGAGCCGGGAAAGCACTGCAGCAGCAGCTGACGCCGCTGCACCGCTTCGCGCACCGCCGGGTCGACCGGCACCTCGCCGAGGAAGTGCAGCCGCACCGGCAGCCCCAGCGGCGGGCTGACGTAGCGGTCCACCACCTGCTGCAGCTGGCCGCGGATGACGCGGCCCTCGCCCGGTCGCGACACCTGGTTGACGATGAGGTTCAGGTCCTGCCGCTGCTGGGTGTTGGCCAGCACCTTGATGGTGGCGTAGGCGTCGGTCAGCGAGGTCGGCTCCGGCGTGGCGACCACGATCACCTCGTCGGCCAGCGACACGGTGAACAGCACCACGTCGGAGATGCCGGCGCCGGTGTCCAGCAGCACCCGGTCGAAGCGCGGCGTCACCTGCTCGATCACCTGCAGCAGCTGCTGGCGCACCTCGGCCGTCAGCCGCGAATACTCCACCATGCCCGAGCCCGCCAGCAGCACCGAGAAGCCACCCGGCGCCGGCAGGATGGCCTCGTCCAGGCTGTGCTTGCCGGTGAAGACGTCGTGCAGCGTGATCTTGGGGAAGAGGTTGAGCACCACGTCCAGGTTGGCCAGGCCGAGGTCGGCGTCCAGCACCAGCACGCGCTCGCCCTGGCGGGCCAGCGCCGCCGCCAGGTTGGCGGCGGTGAAGGTCTTGCCCACGCCGCCCTTGCCGCTGGTGATGGCGGCGATGCGGCCGCGGCGCGCGGCGCCCGCGGCCACGCCGGCGGGCGGCGCCGCCGGCGTCGGTTCGGCGGCCAGGGGGGCGGATCGGGAGGTCATGGCTCGAGGTCCTGAAACTGCGAGGTGCCGAACAGCAGGCCCTTCTCCTCGGCGCTGACCTGGGAGACGGCGGTGGGCTCGATGCAGACGCGGTTGCGGCCCTGCGCCTTCGCGCGGTAGAGCTGCAGGTCGGCGCGTTCGGTCCACAGGCTGGCGGTGGAGCGCACCCAGGGCGGCGCATAGGCGCCCCCCAGGCTGGCGGTCACGGCCAGCGGCGCCTTGTTGGGCTGGGGCACCGCCTGGCGGGCGATGCGGCGGCGGATGCGCTCGGCCACCGTCTCGCCGAAGGCCGGCGGGCAGTTGGGCAGGATGATGGCGAACTCCTCGCCGCCGATCCGGGCCACCGTGTCCATCGGCCGCACGCTGTCCTGCAGCGCCCGGGCCACCGCCCGCAGCACCTCGTCGCCGGCGGCGTGGCCATGGGTGTCGTTGACCGCCTTGAAGTGGTCGACGTCCACCGTCAGCAGCAGCGCCGGCTCGCCGGCGCGGGCCACGCGGTCGAGTTCGCGGTTGAGGGCGACCAGGAAGCTGCGCCGGTTGACCAGCCCGGTCAGCGCGTCGCGGCTGGACAGGTCGCACAGCGCGTCGACCAGCCCCTGCAGCCAGCGCGCGCTGCCCGGCTCGCCGGCCGGCAGCGCATGGCCCGACTGCTCCAGCAACAGCAGCGCCGCGTCCAGCCGCAGGTCGGCGGTGGCGGTCGGCGCGGCGGGGCTGGCGGGCGTCACGGGCAAGCGGTCGTGCACGGGGCAAGGACGGTGGGTCGCGACCAGTCTAGCCGCCGGCCCGCGGCCGCCGCGGCCCGAACAGCGGGGCAAAACCGGGGCAGCCCTGGTCTTCCGGCGCACCGCTTCAGTCGCGCCGCCGCCGGCCGACAACACGAAGGACGACCGCCACCGCGGCGCCCCACCCACAGCACCGCACCCGCGCCCCAGACGATGACGCTCCTGGCCACCCCGCCCGCCACCACCGCCAGCGCCACCCATGCCGACCGGCAGGACGCCGAGTTCGCCTTCTCGGCGGCCGACTTCGAGCGCGTGCGCCAACTCATCCACCAGCGCGCCGGCATCAGCCTGCACGCCGGCAAGCAGGCCATGGTCTACAGCCGCCTGTCGCGCCGCCTGCGCGAAACGGGGCACCGCTCCTTCGCCGACTACCTGCGCGGTCTGGAAGGCGCCGCCGGGGCCGGCGGCGAGGCCGAGTGGCAGGAGTTCGTCAACTGCCTGACCACCAACCTCACCGCCTTCTTCCGCGAGGAGCACCACTTCCATTCGCTGGTCGACGACCTGAAGGCGCTGGCCGCACGCGGCCAGGGCGCGCCGCGCATCTGGTGCAGCGCCGCCTCCACCGGCGAGGAGCCCTACTCCATCGCCATGACGGTGGCCGAGACGCTGGGCGCCGACAGCGGCGCGCGCATCGTCGCCAGCGACATCGACACCAAGGTGCTGGCCACCGCCGAGCGCGGGGTCTACGCCGCCGAGGTGCGCGGCCTGTCGGCCGAGCGGCTGCGCCGTCACTTCCTGCGCGGCAAGGGCGCCCACGCCGGCCAGGTGCGCGTGCGGCCCGAGCTGGCGCGGCGCATCGAGTTCCGGCCGTTCAACCTCATCGGCGCCGACTGGTCGTCGCTGGGCGAACCCTTCGACGTGGTGTTCTGCCGCAACGTGATGATCTACTTCGACGCCCCCACCCAGCGCCGGGTGCTGGAGCGCATGCACGCGGCGATGAAGCCCGGCGGGCTGCTCTACGTCGGCCACTCCGAGAACTTCACCGACGCCAGGGCGCTCTTCCGCCTGCGCGGCAAGACCATCTACGAGCGGCTGTGAGCGCCGTCGCACTCGGCAATTCCCGACTCAAGCGC
The sequence above is a segment of the Aquabacterium sp. J223 genome. Coding sequences within it:
- a CDS encoding methyl-accepting chemotaxis protein gives rise to the protein MPLSKLTVRSRLGLSFGALAALVLGVSALSLLALDRGHRDHARYVEQIGRRMTLANEVLNAANARAIAARNLVLVSGAGEQAPEHKAVVAAHEQLGRAMTELKREIAEDPTAQQRETAPFEQIEQIEARYGPVALNIVDLALKQQQPEAISRMNNDCRPLLAALVQATNRYIDTAAAQGVAEVNAAEAGFVFNRNLLLLASGMAVALALALALGITRWLSRALGAEPSALGEAAQRVAAGDLSALPGTDRAPSGSVMASLAGMQAALAHLVGRVRSASDAIGTASREIAGGNADLSQRTEEQASSLQQTAASMEEMSATVKQNAETARQASAFATATREAAHKGGEVMQRVISTMGEISGSSRQIAEIIGVIDGIAFQTNILALNAAVEAARAGEQGRGFAVVAGEVRTLAQRSAEAARQIKALIGDSAAKVDAGSQLVGAAGSAIDDIVGQVSRVADLLGEIDAATNEQSSGIGQVCTAVSELDRVTQQNSALVEQSAASAESLKQQSSQLVELVSVFRLEHGAA
- a CDS encoding Smr/MutS family protein; this encodes MKKQTPAPSLRTLADLGPLRRHLAERAERRRLEDEQARRERDRLAREQALFAASVGPVHPLKDPGRRELDRPRPAPVARQRVLDEEAALREALSDEFDVESLLETDEGLSWRRPQVGPEVLKRLRRGDWAIQSQVDLHGLRREEARERLSAFVREALRRGHRCVRVVHGKGLGSPGREPVLKGKVRSWLVQKQEVVAFTQARAAEGGAGALVVLLEDCSR
- a CDS encoding group II truncated hemoglobin produces the protein MSAASDDAPAATAFDALGGEAVVRRLVDRFYDLMDLEPGYADLRALHPTSLDGSRDKLFWFLCGWLGGPSHYTERFGHPRLRARHLPYAIGIRERDQWLACMAKALRDEGIDADLAQRLVEAFFNTADWMRNKGG
- a CDS encoding MinD/ParA family protein; translated protein: MTSRSAPLAAEPTPAAPPAGVAAGAARRGRIAAITSGKGGVGKTFTAANLAAALARQGERVLVLDADLGLANLDVVLNLFPKITLHDVFTGKHSLDEAILPAPGGFSVLLAGSGMVEYSRLTAEVRQQLLQVIEQVTPRFDRVLLDTGAGISDVVLFTVSLADEVIVVATPEPTSLTDAYATIKVLANTQQRQDLNLIVNQVSRPGEGRVIRGQLQQVVDRYVSPPLGLPVRLHFLGEVPVDPAVREAVQRRQLLLQCFPGSPAAQAVAAVAQKVIDR
- a CDS encoding CheR family methyltransferase, which gives rise to MTLLATPPATTASATHADRQDAEFAFSAADFERVRQLIHQRAGISLHAGKQAMVYSRLSRRLRETGHRSFADYLRGLEGAAGAGGEAEWQEFVNCLTTNLTAFFREEHHFHSLVDDLKALAARGQGAPRIWCSAASTGEEPYSIAMTVAETLGADSGARIVASDIDTKVLATAERGVYAAEVRGLSAERLRRHFLRGKGAHAGQVRVRPELARRIEFRPFNLIGADWSSLGEPFDVVFCRNVMIYFDAPTQRRVLERMHAAMKPGGLLYVGHSENFTDARALFRLRGKTIYERL
- a CDS encoding GGDEF domain-containing protein; the protein is MPVTPASPAAPTATADLRLDAALLLLEQSGHALPAGEPGSARWLQGLVDALCDLSSRDALTGLVNRRSFLVALNRELDRVARAGEPALLLTVDVDHFKAVNDTHGHAAGDEVLRAVARALQDSVRPMDTVARIGGEEFAIILPNCPPAFGETVAERIRRRIARQAVPQPNKAPLAVTASLGGAYAPPWVRSTASLWTERADLQLYRAKAQGRNRVCIEPTAVSQVSAEEKGLLFGTSQFQDLEP